The following are encoded together in the Salvia hispanica cultivar TCC Black 2014 chromosome 6, UniMelb_Shisp_WGS_1.0, whole genome shotgun sequence genome:
- the LOC125192243 gene encoding putative E3 ubiquitin-protein ligase RF4 translates to MEWSEDTIKKHDKELRGFDWDNPVACHIEELLTKHLSAILCSAVKKIVESGYTKEVAERTILYSILFKGSKDIAFNVVDSALTILKREKGMSIGMKFPVFERLQSLVDYTLLEMICVLREVRPSLSASEAMWRLLISDLSLVHACEADGGIVGGSCSQEASGDSRALPQANDCYSSIRFDETLQQYIVEDIKDEAIQILVPHKCMIEKELQGWTEWANEKVMQAAQRLGKDRAELKMLRQEKEEKEKQALVDSTIKQLSETEYAMTNATGQIQMDNCTIARLKEENALLMNDMEAAKMQAMRVATNLHSATEREQETLRKMQSLDAEKAIIQDQLTDLKHQITALDNQLEKARGRKDQFKALWKQEEEENTKAQKKIDSLRRKLEEEEAAMKIEAENIKQAAEKEMQKCAEDIKKLQKMVMELSLESEKSKIAAFNMGFPGSRLANATERLAVFLDNFNEAPDVKPERECVMCLSNDIAVVFIPCAHQVLCAQCNVIHEKQGMADCPSCRTAIQKRVSVSYRPD, encoded by the exons ATGGAGTGGTCAGAAGACACTATTAAGAAGCACGACAAAGAACTCCGAGGGTTCGACTGGGATAATCCCGTGGCCTGTCATATTGAGGAACTATTGACAAAACATTTAAGTGCAATATTGTGCAGTGCAGTGAAGAAGATTGTTGAAAGTGGGTACACTAAAGAAGTTGCTGAGAGGACCATTTTATATAGCATCCTCTTCAAAGGTAGTAAAGACATTGCATTCAATGTTGTCGACAGTGCTTTGACTATACTAAAGAGGGAAAAGGGGATGAGTATTGGAATGAAGTTTCCTGTATTTGAGAGGTTGCAGAGCCTAGTAGACTACACATTACTGGAGATGATTTGTGTGCTTCGAGAGGTTAGGCCTTCCTTGAGCGCATCAGAAGCGATGTGGCGCCTATTAATAAGTGATTTGAGCCTCGTGCATGCATGTGAAGCGGATGGAGGCATTGTGGGTGGTTCTTGTAGCCAGGAAGCTTCTGGAGACAGCCGGGCACTTCCCCAGGCTAATGATTGTTACTCTTCAATCCGGTTCGACGAAACTCTGCAGCAGTACATCGTTGAAGATATTAAAGATGAAGCCATTCAGATACTGGTCCCCCACAAGTGCATGATCGAGAAGGAGCTCCAAGGATGGACTGAGTGGGCTAACGAGAAGGTCATGCAAGCTGCACAGAGGCTTGGGAAGGACCGGGCAGAGTTGAAAATGTTGAGgcaagagaaagaagagaaggagaaacAAGCTTTGGTTGATAGTACCATAAAGCAGCTGTCGGAAACGGAGTACGCCATGACCAATGCTACGGGTCAGATTCAGATGGATAACTGCACTATCGCTCGCCTTAAGGAGGAGAATGCTCTGTTGATGAATGATATGGAAGCCGCTAAGATGCAGGCGATGAGGGTGGCCACTAACCTGCATTCTGCTACGGAAAGAGAGCAGGAGACCCTCAGGAAAATGCAGTCATTGGATGCTGAAAAGGCCATCATCCAAGACCAACTCACGGATCTCAAACACCAGATAACTGCACTTGACAATCAACTAGAAAAAGCTAGAGGCCGCAAGGATCAGTTCAAG GCTTTGTGGAAgcaggaggaggaggagaacaCAAAAGCccaaaagaaaattgattCCTTGAGGAGGAAACTAGAGGAAGAAGAGGCTGCGATGAAAATTGAAGCCGAGAACATAAAGCAAGCAGCCGAAAAGGAGATGCAGAAATGCGCTGAAGACATCAAGAAGCTTCAGAAAATGGTTATGGAGCTGAGTCTAGAGTCTGAAAAGTCAAAGATAGCAGCATTCAACATGGGCTTCCCGGGATCACGGCTTGCTAACGCGACGGAAAGGTTGGCTGTCTTTCTGGACAACTTCAATGAGGCTCCAGATGTGAAACCAGAGAGGGAGTGCGTCATGTGCTTGTCAAACGATATCGCTGTGGTTTTCATCCCGTGTGCACATCAGGTTCTCTGCGCTCAGTGCAACGTGATCCATGAGAAGCAAGGGATGGCAGACTGCCCTTCTTGCCGGACGGCCATCCAAAAGCGTGTCTCTGTTAGTTATCGCCCTGATTAG